The Thioalkalivibrio nitratireducens DSM 14787 DNA segment ACTGCCCGGTCTACGGGGCGATCGGCGGCCATGCCTACGGCTGGGTCTACCCGGGGCCGATGGGTTCGGTGCTCACGCCGCTGTCGGTCGGGCTGAAGGAGGCGGGCAACCTGCCGAACGCATGCACGCTGAACGGGCATTGCGCCGAGGTCTGTCCGGTGCGCATCCCGCTGCCCGACCTGCTGCGCACGCTGCGCCACCGCGAGTACCAGCTGAAGCTGGGCTTGAAGCCGCTGCGCTGGGGGCTTGCCGCCTGGGTCTGGTTCACCTCGCACCCGCGCATCTACCGTCTGGGCACGCGGGTGCAGGCGCGGATGCTCGCGCTGCTCGCGGGCCGCAAGGGCCGCTTCACCCGGATGCCGCTCGCCGGCGGCTGGTTCCGCGGCGGGCGCGACCTGCCCGCGCCGCAGGGCGAGACCTTCATGGCGGTGTGGAAGCGCCGCCAGAAGGAGCGGGGGCCGGTGAGCGGGCGCGACACCGTGCTGGCGGCGATTCGCCGCGGCCTCGGGCGCGGCCCGCTGGGCCCCGACGCGCGACGGGCATTGGAACGCCGCCGGGGCGCGACCGACAGCGAGCCGCTGCTGCCGAGGCTCCCGCACGGGCCACTGGCGCAGGTGTTCCGCGCCGGGCTCGAAAAGGTCTCCGGGACGATGTCGGAACTCGAGTCACTGGCCGAAGTGCCAGCCGCGGTGGCCGGCTACCTCTCCAGCCATGGTCTGGGCCCCGAGGCGGCGGTTGCGCCGTCCCTGGAGGAACTGGACTGGACCGGGGCGGGGATCACCGCGAGCGTCGGGCCGACCCGCGGCGGCGACTATGCCGGGGTGAGCCTGGCCTGGCGCGGTGCCGCCGAGAACGGCAGTCTGGTGCTGCTTTCCGGCCCCGACGATCCGACCTCGCTGAACTTCCTGCCCGACCACCACATGGTCGTGCTGCGCGCGGGTGATCTGGTGCCGCACCTGGAACAGGTCTGGGCCGCGCTGCGCGAACGGGGCAGGGACGGCTGGCCCCGGACCGTGAACGTGATCACCGGGCCGTCGCGCACCGCGGACATCGAGCTGACGATCCAGCTGGGTGCCCACGGACCGCGCAGCCTGCACGTGTTCCTGGTGGACTAGCGGGATGGGGGCTGTCACGCACGGGGGCGACGGGACCGGGGGGCCCTGCCTGCCCGCGGGACGCCATGAATACGTCCCTGTAGGCTTCACGGCAGCATCCGTGCCGCCGACACCCGCCGGAAGGCAGGGCACCCCGGTCCTTTCGGTTCTTGCGGCGCCCTGCTGTAGGCCCGCAACCGCATTCTTCGCCACGCGCCGGCCCGCTGCTTTCGGTCCGGGGGCGGCGGAGCCTGATACCAATAAGAATAGAGGAGCGAGTCCATGAACCTGGGTATCCTGTTCCTGCTGGCACTGATGCCGGTGGCCACGGTGTTCGTCTTCCTCGTGGTGCTGCGCTGGCCAGCCAAGCACGCGATGCCGTTGGCCTACGTGGTCACGGCGGCGATCGCGCTGCTGCTGTGGGGCACCGATTTCAGGGTGGTCGCTGCGGCGAGCGTGCACGGCGTCGTCACTGCGCTGAACATCCTGTTCATCGTGTTCGGGGCGATCCTGTTGCTATACACGATGCGCGAGAGCGGGGCGATGCAGACGCTGCGCCAGGGGTTCACGAACATCTCGCCCGACCGGCGCATCCAGGCGATCATCATCGCGTGGATGTTCGGCTCGTTGATCGAGGGCTCCGCCGGTTTCGGCACGCCGGCGGCAGTCGCGGCACCGCTGCTGGTCGCGATCGGATTCCCGGCCATGGCGGCGGTGCTGTCGGCGCTGATCATCCAGTCGACGCCAGTGTCGTTCGGCGCCGTTGGTACGCCGATCCTGGTCGGCGTGAACGCCGGCCTGTCGGGGCAGGAGATCGTCGAGGGGCATATCGGCGACGTCGCCTTCGCCGATTACCTGCTGCAGATCGGCGGAAACGTCGCGTTGTTGCACACCCTGGTCGGTTTCCTGATCCCGCTGATCATGGTCGGCATGCTCACGCGTTTCTTCGGTAAGTCGCGTTCGTTCCGCGAGGGCCTGAAGGCGTGGAAGTTCGCGCTGTTCGCGGGCGTGTCGTTCACGATTCCGTACCTGCTGGTTGCCTGGCTGCTGGGCCCGGAGTTCCCGTCGATCGTGGGCGGCCTGGTCGGCCTTGCGATCGTGGTGACCGCTGCGAAGAAGGGCTTCCTGGTCCCGAAGGAAGTATTCCAGTTCGAGGAGCGCAGCCGCTGGGAGCCCGAGTGGATCAGCCGCTTCCAGGATCAGCCGGACCCGGTCAGGACCGGTGCCGCGATCACGATGGTGCAGGCCCTGGTCCCCTATGTCGTGGTGGTGCTCCTGCTGGTGATCACCCGCACCGTGGAGCCGGTCACCGCGTTCCTGCGGTCGCCGGAGATGACGCTGTCCTGGACCGGCATTTTCGGCACCAACATCAATACCTCGTCGCAGCCGCTGTACCTGCCCGGGGCAGTGCTTCTGGTCGCGTCGATCGTCACCTATTTCCTGCATAGAATGTACAGGGAAAAGGGCGCCTATCTCAGGGCCTGGGGCCAGTCCGGGCGGATCATCGTTGGGGCGAGCGTCGCACTGATCTTCGCCGTGCCGATGGTGCAGGTGTTCATCCAGTCCGGGCAGGCGTCGGAGTACGCGAGCATGCCGCTGGTGCTCGCGGAAGGCGTGTCCGCGGTCTCGGGGGCAGCGTGGCCGTTCTACTCGCCGATCATCGGCGCGCTCGGCGCTTTCATCGCCGGTTCGAACACGGTCAGCAACATGATGTTTTCGCTGTTCCAGTTCGCGACTGCCGTGCAGATCGACCTGACCGCCAACCAGGCGGCTTTCGTCGTGGCGCTGCAGGCCGTGGGCGGTGCCGCGGGCAACATGATCTGCGTGCACAACGTGGTCGCGGCGTCGGCCACCGTTGGCCTGATCGGGCGCGAGGGTGACCTGATCCGCAAGGCGCTGATTCCGATGACCTATTACGTGCTCGCAGCCGGTGCACTGGGTATGGCGATCATCTATGCCGCTACGCTCTGGTATGTCGTGTGGGTCGCGATCGTGGCCGCGTTCTTGCTGTTCATGCTCTGGAACAAGGGCAGGCAGCCGGCCACCGCGGTCTGAACGCAGTCGCCTTTGGAGTGCGGCGGCTTGCCGCCGCGCTCCCGATCGTCCGACCGTGCCCACGCCGCCGTAGGCTGTGCCGCAGGCACAACGTCGCGACCGGTCGCGATAGTCCAGGGTCTGCGGTTGTAGCTGCTTGGGTTTTTGTGCCTCCTGTGTCGGCACAACCTACCGCGACTGCGCGCCCAACCCCAGCAGCCTTGCCTGTTGCCGCCGGCGCAGCCAGATGTCCCAGCCCACCGCGCCGGCCAGGGCCACGAACCCGGTCAGTTCCGTCAGCGCGTGGTAATTCACGAACAGCGCGTAGACGATCACGCCCGCGCCGCCGGCAGCCAGTAGCGACGGACCGACCCCGCGGTGGCGGCGGAACCCGGGCACGACCGCCAGCGCCGTCAGCACCGCGAACAGTGCGATCGCCCCGGCCCAGATGCCTTCGTCGAGCGCGAGGCCGATTCCGAGCACCGCGAGCAGCCCCAGCGCGGCCAGCGTGCCGTAGCAGGCCAGCAGTGCGGCCGCGAGTCCCAGCACGCCCGCGAAGCCCCGCCGCCAGAGCGATGCGGCCAGGCGCGCGGGATTCACCCTCCGGAAGAACTGCGCGGTGCGGGACGGCGCACGATTGCCACGGCGCATCGCGAGCTCGACCGAACGCGCCCCGAAGCCGGCGGCGACCTCGCGGGTCTGGCGGCTCGGGCTGTGGGCGAAATAGTCCCGCGAGCCCAGCACCCGCACATCCTCGAACCCGGCGTCGCGAAACATGTGCAGCAGGTCCTCGTCGACGGTCGCACCGACCACGCACTCGACCCAGAGACGCGGATCCTCGGCGCAGTCGACGGTGACGGGCCGGTCGATCACCACGTCGGCGAGTTGCAGGCACCCGCCAGGACGCAGCACGCGGAACATCTCGCCGATCGCGCGTCGCTTGTCCGGGACCAGGTTCAGCGCACCGTTGCTGGTGATGCTGTCGACGCTCGCATCTGCCAGCGGCAGCGCCTCTGCCGAACCCCGGATTACGCTGACCGGAGCGCCCCCGGATTCGCTGGCGGCGTGCCGGAGCTTGCGGGTCATCGCCGTGGTCAGGTCGAGCGCGACCACATGTCCGTCGGGACCTGCCAGCTGGCCGGCGATCAGTGTGTCCACCCCGGCCCCGGCGCCGATGTCGAGCACGGTGTCCCCGCGCCGGACGGCTTCGCCATTGAAGGGGTAGCCGACGCCGGCGAACGATTCCTGCACGGCGCGCGGAAGGGGGGCGGTGCGCTCGGGCGGATAGCCGACCAGCGCGCTGGCGGAGGCCCCGACCGGGAAATGGAAGTGCGAGTCGGGGTGGTCGGCCACGGTGGTATACATATCCTGCACCGCCGAGTGAATCTGCTCCCGCGAGTAACCGAGTATGGCGACCAAGGCGGAATCCTCCCTGTCGTTGTCTCGAACCAGAGAGTCTAGCAGCGCTGGGCCGGAGGCCCGTCGGGTATTCGGGTGGCCCGCCGCCGGGGTTTCCCCGGCCTCAGAACCGCTCGATCAGGCGCCGCACTCGACGCCGCAGCCGCGGCGGTGCCTCGTCTTCGGCGGCCGCGTGCACGCGTGCGCGCAGCTTCTTCTCGAACTCTGCGCGGCTGAAGCATTCCCGGCAGCGCTCGAGGTGGCGGTCGATGTCGCTGCTCCGGGCTGGATCCAACTCGCGGTCCAAATATTCGAAGAGGAGCCGAATGACCTCCTCGCAGTTGATTTCGTGTGCTGTCATCGCGTCTTCCCGTGCCCCGTCGCACCGGGATCCAATCCTTCCTCCCGAGCGATCTCCCAGAGACGGCGCTGCAGCAGACTGCGCCCCCGGCTCAGGCGCGAGCGCACGGTCCCGACCGGGATTTCGAGTAGATCGGCGACTTCCTCATAGGTATGCCCCTGCACCTCGACCAGCACGACGACGATACGAAATGCGTCCGGCAGGTTGTCGAGTGCCGCCTGCAGGTCCTCCCGGAGCAGATCGTTCAGGAAACGCTCCTCCGGGGTTCCCCACCACAGCAGGAACGGCTGGTGCAGTTTCTCGAACAGCGAGAAGTCGGCGACCGCGGACGGATCGGTGATCTCGGGATCGGTGTGCTGTTCCACCTGGCTCCGTGTCCGGTGGCGGCGCCACGCGCTGACGAAGGTGTTGTTGAGTATACGGAACAGCCAGCCCTCGAGGGATCCCGCGTCACGCAGGTCTCCGAAACTGGCCCAGGCCTTCGCCACTGTCTCGGCGACGATGTCTTCGGCGTCGTCCGGATCACCCGCCAGGCGCAGGGCCGTGCCATAAAGGCGATCCATGAGCCGATCGACCGTCCTCTCGAAGATGTCCCGACGCTCGCTCCTGCCGAGAGATCTCGCATCGTCTGCGCCTGGGTCCGCCATGACAAGCCTTGTACCGATCCTCCATCGTTCGCGGTCCCTGCCGGAACGGGGTCCGGCACTTCGCCTGGTCAAGACCATCGGTGACTCGATCATGGATCATTCCGCAGGGGCGCGCCAATGCGGCACCTGTGGATCGGCGATTCATCTGTCGCCATTTCGGGCGCAACGCAGATCTTCCTAGCGCAGGGGTTTGCTTTTCCCATGGGGCATGTGTGGTGGTCTGATTGTCGTGGACACCTCGATAGGATGCGAAAGGATGTTCGGCGAGAGATTGCCGTTGCTGCGTGCACCGTCCGGGCAGTCGTCAAGGGTTCCTGCTCCCCGGGTTTCCCGAAAGCCCGGTCCGCGACGAGAAGCGGCGTGCGGTTCCGATCACCCACCGCACGCCTGCCTCCTCGTTCCGTTCAGGTCAGGATCATCCCCCCGCTCAATCGAACACGGTGTCCAGCATCGCTTCGAAGGCGGGCAGGGCCTTGTCCCCCGCCCTCTCGAGGTTGGGATCGGGATAGAGTTCGTTCATGAAACGCGGATGCAGCAGTGACATCCGGGTGAGGTTTCCTTCCTCGTAGATCGCGAGGTTGCCGCAGGGCAGCATCGCGGACGCCTTCATGTCCGCCTGGAAGAAGTCCGGGCCGATCGGCGGATAGCAGATCTTCATGATCGTCACTTCTCCTCCCTTCAATGGGTGCTCCGAGAGGAACAGCCAGTCGTCGTGCCCTTCCGCATATTGCCGGATCCTGGCGGCGAGTTCCGCGGGCGAGTCGGTGGTATCGCGGATGATGAACATCCCGTCGTCCGCGGTGGCGACCGATACGTGGGTGAAGGCCGTCAGACAGCCGGCAACCAGCATGCTCGTGGTCAGGTGTTTCATGCGTGCTCCTCCTTCGTTGTGGTTCGGATCGACCTGCACGCGCCGCGTGCGAGATCCGGTCCCCGGTGCGCGGGTGTGGCCCGAGGTGCTGCAGGGACGCGCGAGACGCCCGGAGGGTTCCCGGGCGTGGTTCGGTTCCCGCGGCATGGACCGGTCTGCCCGGAAAAGGCGCGCGCACCTCGCTTCGCCGGATCCCCCGGCTGGCCGCGAACCAGAGCGTTCGCCGCCACGAACGCCGGGCAGGGGCGGGGCCGACAGTCATAGCTCCCCCTTGCCGGAGCGGCCTATGGCTCCGCGCCCGGCGCGTCCCTACAATCGTGGTCATCTCCCTCAACCCGAACCCCCGGTTCGCCAGTCAGGAGTGGTACATCACCATGAGCGATGCCCTGAACTACCTGGTCCAGGTGCGCGGCGACGCGCTCGGCCATTACTTCAAGTTTCTCAAGGACGCCGGCAAACACCTCGACCCGAAGACCCGCAATCTGATCTCGGTGATCACCAAGGTCCATTCCCAGACCGAGGCAGGCTTCAAGCAGTATTTGATGCGCGCGCTGCGCGAGGGCTGCACGCCGATGGAGGTCATCGACGCACTGATGATGGCGTTCCCAGCATTGGGCTTGGCCAAGGTCGTCTGGGCCACCGAAATCATTCTGAAGATGGATATTCCGGAGTTTTCCCCGGAACTGATCGCCGCCGAGCCCCAGTGGCGCGATGTGATGGCCGCCGACGATATCGCGGACGGCGAAGTGCTTCGTGTGGAATCCGCCACCCGTACCGTGTTCGTGTACCGCGAAGGGGATTCCTACCGGGTCTACGATTCGCATTGTCCGCACCAGGTGACCAACATTCCGCATCTGGCCCTGGAGGGCATGACGCTGACCTGTCCGAAACACCAGTGGAAGTTCGACATTCGTACCGGTGACTGCATCGCCAAAGGCAAACACCCGATGAAGGCGTTCGAGACACGGGTCGCGGACGGGCGTCTGTTGGCCTGGTGGTAGGGTGGTCGGGAAGGGTCGTTGACCGGGCAACGCACAGGGCCCTATGCTGCCGCGTGTTCCGCCTTCCCCTGACTGGAGACCGCTGATGCTGAGATTCCTTCGTTCCGGACGCAATGCTCTGTTGGCCGCCGGCCTGTTGCTGGCGGGTCTGCTCGCCTTTGCTGCAACCGCCGCTGCCGGCGATGCCCTGCGCCCGTTCATCCTGGCTCCGGATGGCGCGGGTGATCCGCAGACGCGTCTGAACGATGCGCGCAACGCGCTGGAAGGTGCCGGCTTCGAGGTCGTCGGCGAGCATGCTCCCTACCCGCAGGCCCGGGTGTTGGTGGTGACCAGCGAGGCACTGCGGCAGGCGGCTGCCGCCAGCGATTCCGGTGCCTACGCCGCGGCCCAGCGCGTTGCAGTGACCGCCACCGATGGCGGTACCGAGCTGGCCTTTACCAATCCCCGCTACATGGCCGCCGCATATCGCCTGGGTGACGATCTCGACGGCGTGGCCAGTTCGATGGAAGCGGCTCTCGGGCGTGCCCGCGATTTCGGCTCCGAGGAAGGCAAGTCGGTACGCGACCTGAACCGCTATCGCTACATGATCCGCATGCCCCGGTTCGATGACCCCCTGACACTGGCCACGCATTCCAGCCATGCAGCGGCCGTCGCCGCGGTCGAAGCCGGCCTGGCGGCCGGGGCAGGGGATACCGCGCAGGTCTACCGCATCGACATCCCGGGACGGGAGCAGGTGCTGTTTGGTGTCGCGCTGCTGGGAGGCGAGGCTGCGGATGCCCACATCATGGGGAACATCGATGGACGCTCGCCGCATCACACACCTCATCTGCCCTACGAGTTGCTGGTGGACGGAGATACGGTCAAGGCCCTGGACGCCCGCTTCCGCATCGCCATCAACTTCCCCGACCTGTCGATGATGGGCAGCGGCAGCTTCATGAGCATCCGTTCGGCTCCCGACGCCATTGCGGAATCCCTGGCGGCGGCGGCGAACCACGCACAGTAAACGGCGATGGGCGCCGGGCACCCCGTCCGGACATTACGCCTGTTTCGCGTGAGCAGCGTCGCGTGCATCCTGCACGGCGTTGATGCGATGTAGCGGCAGGGCGGCGGGTGATGTCGGAGGCGGCCGGGGCGGTGCAGGTGGATACCGGGAGCGACGACCCGGTGCGGTGGCTGGTGCGGCGCCTGAAGACCCGCTACCGGGGGCGGATCACCGGGAATGTGGTGCTGCCCGGGCGCCCGGCGCGGCTGCTGCCGCTGCCCGACGGACTCGACCCGCGCCTGGCGTCCGCGCTGCGCGCCCGCGGCGTGGTCCAGCTCTACAGCCACCAGCGCGAGGCCTGGGACGCGGTGACCGCCGGGCGGCACACGGTGGTGGTCACTCCCACCGCGTCGGGCAAGACACTCTGCTACAACCTGCCCGTGCTGCAGTCCGCGCTCACGAACCGGGCGAAGGCGCTGTACCTGTTTCCGACCAAGGCACTGTCGCAGGACCAGGTCGCCGAGCTGATGGAGCTGAACGAGGCCGGAGGGCTCGGCATCCGCGCGTTCACCTTCGACGGCGACACGCCCGGCGACGCACGCAAGGCCGTGCGCACCCGGGGCGACATCGTCGTGTCGAACCCGGACATGCTGCACCAGGGTGTGCTGCCGCACCACACCAAGTGGGCGCAGTTCTTCGAGAACCTGCGCTACGTGGTGATCGACGAGATGCACAGCTACCGCGGCGTGTTCGGCTCGCACGTCGCGAACGTGATCCGCCGGCTGCGGCGCGTCTGCCAGTTCTACGGCTCCGACCCGGTGTTCGTGCTCAGCTCGGCCACCATCGCGAACCCGGCGGAGTTGGCCGAGGGCCTGATCGGCGAGCCAGTGACCGCCATCACCGAGAGCGGCGCGCCCGCCGGCGAGCGCCACCTGCTGCTGTGGAATCCACCGGTGGTGAATGCCGATCTCGGCATCCGCGCGTCGGCGCGCTCGCAGGCGACGCGCATCGCCCGGATGGCGGTGAAAAGCGGGCTGAAGACGATCGTGTTCGCGCAGTCGCGGCTGATGGTCGAGGTGCTGACCAAGTACCTGAAGGACGTGTTCGACGCCGATCCCCGCAAGCCGGCACGGGTCGCCGCCTACCGCGGCGGCTACCTGCCCGGCCAGCGGCGCGAGACCGAGAAGGCGCTGCGTGCCGGCAACGTCGACTGCGTGATCGCGACCTCGGCATTGGAACTCGGCGTCGACATCGGCAGCCTCGACGTCTGCGTGCTGAACGGCTATCCGGGGACGATCGCAGCGACCTGGCAGCGCCTGGGCCGGGCCGGGCGTCGCCAGCGTCCGTCGCTCGGCGTGCTGGTGGCGACCAGCCAGCCGCTGGATCAGTACATCATCCGCAACCCGGAGTTCTTCCTCGAAAGCTCCCCGGAGCACGCGCGCATCGATCCCGACCAGTTGCTGATCCTGCTCGACCACGTGCGCTGCGCGGCGTTCGAACTGCCGTTCCGCAGGGGCGACCGTTTCTGCAAGGAGAACCTCGAGGAACTGCTGACCTACCTCGAGGAGCACGGCGTGTTGCACCGCGAGGCCGACACCTGGCACTGGACCGAGGACAGCTACCCCGCGCAGAGCGTGAGCCTGCGCTCGGTCGCCGAAGGCAACTTCGTCGTCGTCGACACCACCGGCGGGCGCAAGGACATCATCGCCGAGGTCGATTACTCCAGCGCCGCCGAGACGTTGTACGAGGGTGCAATCTACATGGTGCAGGCGCAGACCTGGCAGGTCGAACGGCTGGACTGGACCGGGCGCAAGGCGTTCGTGACCAAGACCGAGGTGGATTACTACACCGACGCGATCGACTACACGCGCCTGAAGATCCTCGACCGCTTCGAGCACCGCCAGGACGGACGCACCGAGACCGCGCACGGCGAGGTGCACCTGGTCCGGCGTATCCCCGGCTACAAGAAGATCCGCTACTACAGCCACGAGAACATCGGCTACGGGAACATCGACCTGCCGGACCAGGAGATGCACACGACCGCCGCCTGGTGGGAGGTCGCACCGGAGGTGCTGGCGCAGTGGTTTCCGAACCGCCAGCAGGCACTGGACGGCTTCCTCGGCGCGGCCTATGCGATGCACCACGTGGCGGCGCTGATCGCGATGTCCGAGCCGCAGGACATCGGCCGCGCGGTCGGCGACGGCGACGCCCGCTGGTTCGCGACCGTCGGCACGGACGGGCGCGGGCAGATGCGCAGCCTCGAAGGTGGCGAACAGGATCCCGAGCGCGAAACCCGGTTTCGCCCCGCGGTGTTCCTGTATGACAACTACCCGGGCGGCGTCGGGCTCGCTGCGCCGCTGTACGATCAGCGCGACCGGGTGATCGGAGACGCGGCGCGGCTGATCCGCGACTGCGACTGCCGTCACGGCTGCCCGGCCTGTATCGGCCCGATCCTCGCGTCCGACGAAGAGCGCGGCTTCTCGCCGAAGGCGGCGGCGCTGACGGTGCTCGCGCAGTTCCTGGCCGATGGACCTGAAACGCCGGCTTGACGTGCTGCGCCGCCAGGCCGGCACGGCTTCCCCCGTGGCTGCCGAAACGGCTGACGCACCGGGGCCTCTGGCGGCCCCGGACGGCCTCCGGGCGCGGCTGGACCGCCTGGGCGGGCGCTCATCCATGCCGCGCAGGCGATTCGCCGACGGGATGCGGGAGTCCACTGCGGCGCTGGCCGAACGC contains these protein-coding regions:
- a CDS encoding LutB/LldF family L-lactate oxidation iron-sulfur protein, producing MQPLSHAFKKRSVAALQDETLQVALHRAKDGFAVKRANAVGGLPEFDALRDRAVAIKNHTLEHLDYYLERYADAVERSGGTVHWAATADDARRAVVEICRAAGARMITKGKSMVGEEVGLNGALEAAGFEVVETDLGEYIIQLANEPPSHIIVPAVHKTRGQIADLFHQHHQQYGLTRRLNEVPEMVNEARQVLRSKYLEADVGITGANFLIAETGTSVIVTNEGNGDLTCSLPKVHIVITAIEKVVPTAEDATTLMRLLARSATGQDLTTYTTFSTGPKRPGDPEGPEEYHVVLVDNGRSTMLADEFREMLRCIRCGACMNHCPVYGAIGGHAYGWVYPGPMGSVLTPLSVGLKEAGNLPNACTLNGHCAEVCPVRIPLPDLLRTLRHREYQLKLGLKPLRWGLAAWVWFTSHPRIYRLGTRVQARMLALLAGRKGRFTRMPLAGGWFRGGRDLPAPQGETFMAVWKRRQKERGPVSGRDTVLAAIRRGLGRGPLGPDARRALERRRGATDSEPLLPRLPHGPLAQVFRAGLEKVSGTMSELESLAEVPAAVAGYLSSHGLGPEAAVAPSLEELDWTGAGITASVGPTRGGDYAGVSLAWRGAAENGSLVLLSGPDDPTSLNFLPDHHMVVLRAGDLVPHLEQVWAALRERGRDGWPRTVNVITGPSRTADIELTIQLGAHGPRSLHVFLVD
- a CDS encoding L-lactate permease, with protein sequence MNLGILFLLALMPVATVFVFLVVLRWPAKHAMPLAYVVTAAIALLLWGTDFRVVAAASVHGVVTALNILFIVFGAILLLYTMRESGAMQTLRQGFTNISPDRRIQAIIIAWMFGSLIEGSAGFGTPAAVAAPLLVAIGFPAMAAVLSALIIQSTPVSFGAVGTPILVGVNAGLSGQEIVEGHIGDVAFADYLLQIGGNVALLHTLVGFLIPLIMVGMLTRFFGKSRSFREGLKAWKFALFAGVSFTIPYLLVAWLLGPEFPSIVGGLVGLAIVVTAAKKGFLVPKEVFQFEERSRWEPEWISRFQDQPDPVRTGAAITMVQALVPYVVVVLLLVITRTVEPVTAFLRSPEMTLSWTGIFGTNINTSSQPLYLPGAVLLVASIVTYFLHRMYREKGAYLRAWGQSGRIIVGASVALIFAVPMVQVFIQSGQASEYASMPLVLAEGVSAVSGAAWPFYSPIIGALGAFIAGSNTVSNMMFSLFQFATAVQIDLTANQAAFVVALQAVGGAAGNMICVHNVVAASATVGLIGREGDLIRKALIPMTYYVLAAGALGMAIIYAATLWYVVWVAIVAAFLLFMLWNKGRQPATAV
- a CDS encoding MerC family mercury resistance protein yields the protein MVAILGYSREQIHSAVQDMYTTVADHPDSHFHFPVGASASALVGYPPERTAPLPRAVQESFAGVGYPFNGEAVRRGDTVLDIGAGAGVDTLIAGQLAGPDGHVVALDLTTAMTRKLRHAASESGGAPVSVIRGSAEALPLADASVDSITSNGALNLVPDKRRAIGEMFRVLRPGGCLQLADVVIDRPVTVDCAEDPRLWVECVVGATVDEDLLHMFRDAGFEDVRVLGSRDYFAHSPSRQTREVAAGFGARSVELAMRRGNRAPSRTAQFFRRVNPARLAASLWRRGFAGVLGLAAALLACYGTLAALGLLAVLGIGLALDEGIWAGAIALFAVLTALAVVPGFRRHRGVGPSLLAAGGAGVIVYALFVNYHALTELTGFVALAGAVGWDIWLRRRQQARLLGLGAQSR
- a CDS encoding anti-sigma factor family protein, with protein sequence MTAHEINCEEVIRLLFEYLDRELDPARSSDIDRHLERCRECFSRAEFEKKLRARVHAAAEDEAPPRLRRRVRRLIERF
- a CDS encoding RNA polymerase sigma factor, with translation MADPGADDARSLGRSERRDIFERTVDRLMDRLYGTALRLAGDPDDAEDIVAETVAKAWASFGDLRDAGSLEGWLFRILNNTFVSAWRRHRTRSQVEQHTDPEITDPSAVADFSLFEKLHQPFLLWWGTPEERFLNDLLREDLQAALDNLPDAFRIVVVLVEVQGHTYEEVADLLEIPVGTVRSRLSRGRSLLQRRLWEIAREEGLDPGATGHGKTR
- a CDS encoding DUF302 domain-containing protein, which codes for MKHLTTSMLVAGCLTAFTHVSVATADDGMFIIRDTTDSPAELAARIRQYAEGHDDWLFLSEHPLKGGEVTIMKICYPPIGPDFFQADMKASAMLPCGNLAIYEEGNLTRMSLLHPRFMNELYPDPNLERAGDKALPAFEAMLDTVFD
- a CDS encoding Rieske 2Fe-2S domain-containing protein, which translates into the protein MSDALNYLVQVRGDALGHYFKFLKDAGKHLDPKTRNLISVITKVHSQTEAGFKQYLMRALREGCTPMEVIDALMMAFPALGLAKVVWATEIILKMDIPEFSPELIAAEPQWRDVMAADDIADGEVLRVESATRTVFVYREGDSYRVYDSHCPHQVTNIPHLALEGMTLTCPKHQWKFDIRTGDCIAKGKHPMKAFETRVADGRLLAWW
- a CDS encoding DEAD/DEAH box helicase: MSEAAGAVQVDTGSDDPVRWLVRRLKTRYRGRITGNVVLPGRPARLLPLPDGLDPRLASALRARGVVQLYSHQREAWDAVTAGRHTVVVTPTASGKTLCYNLPVLQSALTNRAKALYLFPTKALSQDQVAELMELNEAGGLGIRAFTFDGDTPGDARKAVRTRGDIVVSNPDMLHQGVLPHHTKWAQFFENLRYVVIDEMHSYRGVFGSHVANVIRRLRRVCQFYGSDPVFVLSSATIANPAELAEGLIGEPVTAITESGAPAGERHLLLWNPPVVNADLGIRASARSQATRIARMAVKSGLKTIVFAQSRLMVEVLTKYLKDVFDADPRKPARVAAYRGGYLPGQRRETEKALRAGNVDCVIATSALELGVDIGSLDVCVLNGYPGTIAATWQRLGRAGRRQRPSLGVLVATSQPLDQYIIRNPEFFLESSPEHARIDPDQLLILLDHVRCAAFELPFRRGDRFCKENLEELLTYLEEHGVLHREADTWHWTEDSYPAQSVSLRSVAEGNFVVVDTTGGRKDIIAEVDYSSAAETLYEGAIYMVQAQTWQVERLDWTGRKAFVTKTEVDYYTDAIDYTRLKILDRFEHRQDGRTETAHGEVHLVRRIPGYKKIRYYSHENIGYGNIDLPDQEMHTTAAWWEVAPEVLAQWFPNRQQALDGFLGAAYAMHHVAALIAMSEPQDIGRAVGDGDARWFATVGTDGRGQMRSLEGGEQDPERETRFRPAVFLYDNYPGGVGLAAPLYDQRDRVIGDAARLIRDCDCRHGCPACIGPILASDEERGFSPKAAALTVLAQFLADGPETPA